One Alphaproteobacteria bacterium genomic window, ACGGATGAGATTGCTCCTGGCTGGCACGATGTGATTCAGCTTGATGAAACGCAGATCGGCAAACCCTTTGCGCGCTGGGCGATTGTTGCTTTTCTAGATGCTGAAAATGTTGAGGCGCTGCCTCGATCTGAGACGCATAAGCATTACATCCCAACAGAGGAAGTTGCGTCCGTCTTCGCTGACGCTACGACGAGATAAGCCGCTCCTCACCATGATGCTACGATAAAATACCAGTCATGCTGAATTTATTTCAGTATCTCTCTATAATTGCAGACAGGCCCTGAAACAAGTTCAGGGCGACTCTTTTTCTTTGACTCTCTTTGTAGGATTGCCTTACGCTTCGTCTTCAGATCCATCGCTGTCATCAGAATCATAATCTGGATCTTCAACCTTCGCAATGATGGCTTTAAGATCAGGATTTTCACCTGCAAATACAGACTTCATTGTTTCCTCAATGAAGTTGTCGAAGAAATCATTAAAGTCTGCATGGTCTGTTACAGTCTCCCCATTTTCCATCTCCACCTTATTGAATTGATAGATAAAGGTGATAAAGTGCTCAATAGAAGAGATCCATTGCTGGGGCGTTATTGCATCGAGGCTGAGCAAGAACAAAGCTTTGATAAGACTGTAATTATCACTATAAGATAATTCCATAAAATAATGACTTGCTGCTGTTGACCCAAAATGACGATGGAGAATCTCCAAGAGACTCTGTCTTAAAAAGGCAATATTACCTTGCAATAAAGGACGGGGAAGATTCATAAATCTTTCCACCATTTTTTTTGCTCTGTTTATATCTGCTGTGATGCAGACTATACTTAGAGCGGCTTTAAAAGGAGTGAGCCCGATGGGATGGTGTGGATCGTTTAATAATGGACGAATGGATTCAAAACATCTGATAAAATTTAATAACAGGGCTTCTGTTTCATGAGCAGGTGTTTTTTTTCGTTCAAAATCAACAAGCGCTGTCGCTATAAAGGAAATAACGCTTGGTTCAGTTTTAGTTTCTGAAAGAAAAGACTGTTCGATCATTTGTGTCAGAAGGGCTTGAAGACTTGCTTGTGATAATTTTGCGAGAACGGCAAGTCCATTTTTTGAAAAAGTGTTTTGAACAAACACATCTGGCTCTTGTGTAACGATATGCAGAAGTTGGTTCAAGTCTTCAGGAAAATCAGGTAATTCTTTTAGTAGATCAAGAGATCTCATCAGAAAGTAAGAAAAAAGAAAAGGTTCTTTTCTTAGTGTTTCTGATTGTGTACTGATAAATGTCTCAAAGACTTGTCTTTGAGTTTCATGTAAATGCGTCATGAGGTTAAAGAGATTCTGAGTGGTGAGTTGGCCTGCATTGAGGCTGCGTGCAAAAGCCCTCACATGTTCATGATTTGAATTGATATCGCTCTCTATATTATCAATAATATGAGATTGTAAGAGAGGCCTAAAAATAACATCCAACATTTTTCCCCAATACTGGCGTCTTTCTTTGTAATCAGGGCGCGCAGATAATTGACTTTGTAATTCTTGATAGGTTTGATTGAGCCTTCTATCGAGTTCAGTATCTTCCCTCAGAAACAAAAGAATATTATCATTATCATAAAAAAGATGGTTATGCTGATCAAGGCTAATAAATCCTCTTGCAACAGCATTATAAAAGGCATTTGTGAAATGGTGAATGTTCAGGGCTGAATCTGAATCGATGAGGATGAGCTCGCCTATCATATCAAAAGTTAGAGAGCCTTTTTGCATCAAGTGCAGACAGTTTGTGAGGCATTTAATTCCAATCGCGGCTGATTTTTGAACTTTAATCTCTCTCAAGAAAAATCGATTGAAGAGAGTAAAGGAAAAGCGAGGCAAAGAGATAATGCTTTGAGACAGGTCAGTCATTTCTCTTAGCTGTTCAGGAGTGGGGCTTTGACTCAAGAAAGCATTAGCTATTCTAGAAAAGAATGTGAGTGCACCTACCGGATCTTGAGAGACAGTTTTTAACTGCATGGATTCTTTAAATTGTGATATGCAGATGTCGATGCATCTGGCCTGGTCTTCACTAAAATTAATTGATAAAAAGCTTTTAAGGGCATCAAAGCTAATAAGATCGCATAGCTCTCTTAGATTCCTCATGGTGAGGGCTCCGCTTGATTCTACGTTTTTAGGATTATATCGAGCCATTGTGTCGAGAAGAGATTGACATTTATAAGCTTTCGTCAGATCTGGTGTTAACTTTTCTACTCTCTCGAATCTGCTGTGTAGGAGCAAGTGAAACCAAGCCTGGAGTTCTCGCAGGAACAGTATCTCGGCCGATAGATTTGTATAATCACATTGTTGAATGCGGATGACTGTGCGGCTGCCTAAAGAAACTGCGTGTAAATCAAAGGCTGCATATGCTGTTGCGACTCTTGTAAAAATGATGGAGACAGGATAATTTGAGAAAGGTTCACGGGGGATAAAGGGTGTCCAAATGCGACTTGACCTATCAGACGCTGTCATTAATCGATTTATGACTTTTGATGTTTGGGAGAGGCTCACGATGTCAGATGGTGATAAATCCTGTTGGGTAATGTGTTCTAAAATTTGACCTTGTTCAATAGTGTATAAAAAACTCATTGTATGTAGCACCCTCTATTAAGAATAAAATTAAATATAAGTGATTGAGGTTTACATGTCAATCATTTATATGAAGGTGATCATGGTAATTATCCCTGGTATTGATGAGTTAAATCACATAATTGTATAGTTTGGTCCGCCGCCGCCCTGAGGCACAGTCCAGTTGATGTTTTGCATCGGATCTTTAATATCGCAGGTTTTGCAATGAACACAGTTCTGCGCATTGATCTGAAGCCTTTTTTTGCCATCGGCTTCGGTAACAATCTCATAAACGCCTGCAGGACAATAGCGCTGTTCAGGTGCATCATACAATGGAAGATTGATTGTAATCGGATCATCTGGATCCTTTAATTGCAAGTGGCATGGCTGATCTTCCTCATGATTGGTTCCAGAGATGAATACAGAAGAGAGCTTGTCGAAGGTCAATTTACCATCAGGCTTTGGATAGGCAATGGGTTTAAATTCATCCGCAGGTCTAAGGCAGGTGTGGTCAGCGTGATTTTTGAAAGTCCAAGGCGCTCTGCCTCTGAGAATGTAAGTGTCAAGAGCGGCATAGGCAAGGCCAACCCAGAGTCCTTTATCAAAGGCTGGTCGGATGTTTCTTTCTCTATACAGCTCATCATAGAGCCAGCTTTCCTTGAATTTTGTCTCATAGGTAAGCGCTTCATTACGGGCTGTATTGGTTTCATTAGACAAATGCTCAAAGACAGCTTCAGCTGCGAGCATGCCAGATTTCATGGCTGTGTGATTGCCTTTGATCTTGGGAACGTTCAAGAAGCCAGCCGTATCACCAACAAGAACGCCACCCGGAAAAGTGAGTTTTGGCAGAGATTGAAGTCCGCCTTCACTGAGGGCTCTTGCGCCATAGGCAAGACGTTTGCCGCCTTCAAGAAGCGGCGCAATGGCAGGGTGAAGTTTAAAACGCTGCATTTCATCAAAAGGTGATAGGTAAGGGTTTTCATAATCAAGGCCAATCACGAAGCCAAAGGAGATGCGATTGTTCTCCATGTGATAGATGAAACTACCACCATAGGTCTTGCTATCAAGTGGCCAGCCGATGGTGTGTGAGACTTTACCAAGGACATGGTTCTTCGGGTTGATCTCCCAGACTTCTTTGAGGCCAATTGCATAGGTTTGCGGATCGCAGTTTTGACGAAGCTTGAACTTTTCAAAGAGTATTTTGGTCAGAGAGCCTCTGCAGCCTTCAGCAAAAATGGTTTGTTTGGCTTGCAGTTCA contains:
- a CDS encoding electron transfer flavoprotein-ubiquinone oxidoreductase, with the translated sequence MTQSIRSDRDVMAFDVLIVGGGPSGLSAAIQLKKLAKAHNKDLSVCLIEKAAEIGGHLLSGAVFEPRALDELMPDWKEKGAPLTCPVTEDHFGFMTKDKIFSLPNPPQMHNKGNYIISLCQLAKFLASEAESLGVEIYPGFAGAEVLYNESNQVIGVATGDMGINKQGEKTAHFQPGVELQAKQTIFAEGCRGSLTKILFEKFKLRQNCDPQTYAIGLKEVWEINPKNHVLGKVSHTIGWPLDSKTYGGSFIYHMENNRISFGFVIGLDYENPYLSPFDEMQRFKLHPAIAPLLEGGKRLAYGARALSEGGLQSLPKLTFPGGVLVGDTAGFLNVPKIKGNHTAMKSGMLAAEAVFEHLSNETNTARNEALTYETKFKESWLYDELYRERNIRPAFDKGLWVGLAYAALDTYILRGRAPWTFKNHADHTCLRPADEFKPIAYPKPDGKLTFDKLSSVFISGTNHEEDQPCHLQLKDPDDPITINLPLYDAPEQRYCPAGVYEIVTEADGKKRLQINAQNCVHCKTCDIKDPMQNINWTVPQGGGGPNYTIM